A window of the Salipiger sp. H15 genome harbors these coding sequences:
- a CDS encoding mitochondrial fission ELM1 family protein has translation MTQPDFGPMADPSDRAAVVCLTLGDGGTRAQALGLAEALARRFDALLEERRFAFRRWSRRLSARAWHGAARVVPGWPELGLAEGARVMAPLPTGGPAIVLGAGRHAAPLVAALSRRTAAAAVMILDPELPHALFDAVILPAHDGVTGPSVLTTLGSLGRVTQENITEAAGVQAARFAHLPGPRLAVLLGGPAREFTWTGADTGRLVASLAAVQGAGWSLLVTPSPRSDPAVIAQLRAALSASGCWIWDGQGTNPYPALLGLADAVLVTEDSVNMVSEAATSGLPVHAFRLTGRVAKMDRFYQAIEAQGAVRGFQGTIGRWSYPPLDETARIAAILGSRHLR, from the coding sequence ATGACACAGCCTGACTTCGGCCCCATGGCCGACCCTTCGGATCGCGCCGCGGTGGTGTGCCTGACGCTGGGCGACGGCGGGACCCGGGCGCAGGCGCTCGGCCTTGCCGAGGCGCTGGCCCGCCGCTTCGACGCGCTCCTCGAGGAGCGGCGCTTCGCCTTCCGCCGCTGGTCGCGGCGGCTCTCGGCCCGGGCCTGGCACGGCGCGGCTCGGGTGGTTCCCGGCTGGCCCGAACTCGGGCTGGCGGAGGGCGCGCGGGTCATGGCGCCGCTGCCCACGGGCGGACCCGCCATCGTGCTCGGCGCGGGACGCCACGCCGCGCCGCTGGTCGCGGCGCTCTCGCGCCGGACCGCCGCGGCGGCGGTGATGATCCTCGACCCGGAACTGCCGCACGCGCTGTTCGACGCGGTGATCCTGCCCGCGCATGACGGCGTGACGGGCCCTTCGGTGCTGACCACGCTCGGCTCGCTCGGGCGGGTCACGCAGGAAAACATCACCGAGGCGGCGGGTGTGCAGGCGGCCCGCTTCGCCCATCTTCCCGGCCCGCGCCTCGCGGTGCTGCTCGGCGGCCCGGCGCGCGAGTTCACCTGGACCGGCGCCGACACCGGGCGCCTTGTGGCAAGCCTCGCGGCGGTGCAGGGCGCGGGCTGGTCGCTGCTCGTCACCCCCTCGCCGCGCAGCGATCCGGCGGTCATCGCGCAGCTGCGCGCGGCGCTGTCCGCGTCGGGCTGCTGGATCTGGGACGGGCAAGGCACGAACCCCTACCCGGCCCTGCTCGGCCTTGCCGACGCGGTGCTGGTGACCGAAGATTCGGTCAACATGGTCTCGGAGGCCGCCACCAGCGGCCTGCCGGTGCACGCCTTCCGGCTGACCGGGCGCGTGGCGAAGATGGACCGGTTCTACCAGGCGATCGAGGCGCAGGGCGCAGTGCGCGGCTTCCAGGGCACGATCGGGCGCTGGAGCTACCCGCCGCTCGACGAGACCGCCCGCATCGCCGCGATCCTCGGCAGCCGCCACCTGCGCTGA
- a CDS encoding replication-associated recombination protein A — MSDLFDAAPLKGHLPLAAALRPETLDDVIGQHAITAPGSILRRRIAAKALGSIILYGPPGIGKTTIARAVGNMLGKEFRPLHATRDGVKELRKIADEARIRPLLIFVDEVHRFSATQADDLLSICEEGTADFVGATTGNPYHALPPALVSRSTILKLEPMSLEDMEVVVRRGIEHLAKQGAEVTMTPEQVRLIAGRSGGDARRALTTLESLAIGHGVGQEGGTVQITEAMLEEAYASAAINHDRSGDQHYDVVSAFVKSMRGSDPDATLYWLARLIHAGEDPRYIARRIMIHASEDVGLADNTALQTAVAASQAVEKIGYPESQIILAHAALHVARAPKSGSATRGIGAALAHVTGQPPALVPLHLRDAHYKGAEKLGHVGYLFPHDDPRGWVEQVYAPGIRQGAFYQSDARDAATFEKRADAFWHEVTGQPQPRRLPTRDR; from the coding sequence ATGAGCGATCTCTTCGACGCAGCGCCCCTCAAGGGCCACCTGCCCCTCGCCGCCGCGCTGCGGCCCGAGACGCTGGACGACGTGATCGGGCAGCACGCGATCACCGCGCCGGGCTCGATCCTGCGCCGGCGCATCGCGGCCAAGGCGCTGGGGAGCATCATCCTCTACGGCCCGCCCGGCATCGGCAAGACCACCATCGCCCGCGCGGTGGGCAACATGCTGGGCAAGGAGTTCCGCCCGCTGCACGCCACCCGCGACGGGGTGAAGGAGCTGCGCAAGATCGCCGACGAGGCGCGCATCCGGCCGCTGCTGATCTTCGTCGACGAGGTACACCGCTTTTCCGCGACGCAGGCCGACGACCTCTTGTCGATCTGCGAGGAAGGCACCGCCGATTTTGTCGGCGCCACCACCGGCAACCCCTACCACGCTCTGCCGCCCGCGCTGGTCTCGCGCTCGACCATCCTCAAGCTCGAGCCGATGAGCCTCGAGGACATGGAGGTGGTGGTCCGCCGCGGCATCGAGCATCTGGCGAAACAGGGCGCCGAGGTGACCATGACGCCCGAGCAGGTCCGCCTCATCGCAGGGCGCTCGGGTGGCGACGCGCGGCGCGCGCTGACGACGCTGGAAAGCCTCGCGATCGGCCATGGCGTCGGGCAGGAGGGCGGCACGGTCCAGATCACCGAGGCCATGCTCGAGGAGGCCTATGCCTCGGCGGCGATCAACCACGACCGGTCGGGCGATCAGCATTACGACGTGGTCTCTGCCTTCGTGAAATCCATGCGCGGCTCGGATCCGGACGCGACACTCTACTGGCTGGCGCGGCTGATCCACGCCGGCGAGGACCCGCGCTACATCGCCCGGCGCATCATGATCCATGCCTCCGAGGACGTGGGCCTTGCCGACAACACCGCGCTGCAGACCGCCGTGGCGGCCTCGCAGGCGGTCGAGAAGATCGGCTATCCCGAAAGCCAGATCATCCTTGCCCATGCGGCGCTGCACGTGGCGCGCGCGCCGAAGTCGGGCTCGGCCACCCGCGGCATCGGCGCGGCGCTTGCCCATGTCACCGGCCAGCCCCCCGCCCTGGTGCCGCTGCACCTGCGCGACGCGCATTACAAGGGCGCCGAGAAGCTCGGCCACGTCGGCTATCTCTTCCCGCATGACGACCCGCGCGGATGGGTGGAACAGGTCTACGCGCCCGGCATCCGGCAAGGGGCCTTCTACCAGAGCGACGCGCGCGATGCCGCGACCTTCGAGAAGCGCGCCGATGCCTTCTGGCACGAGGTCACCGGCCAGCCGCAGCCACGGCGCTTGCCGACGCGGGACAGGTGA
- a CDS encoding glycosyltransferase translates to MSAPPPGGTPGLPPLRVAQVIGTLDWGGTQELLVYLAERQQIERLALRVFVLSGPLETPYAARLEGAGVPVTYLKRGAGGLPGLVRRLAAGLRAHGVQLVHAHLRLANTVAPPAGRLAGVPVLGGLHLPPPGPGRRARLRGLAEAQSLRRAALGAIACAASVARENRARLGTLPIAVLPNPAPPPPPLAALELRRSTGRVPGGPVRFLSVGRLSPEKDVDTVLFAAARLAARGVHFRLSVVGDGTCRAELEARARALGLLGRVAFLGARRDVPDLLRLHDVYVSASRAEGLSIALLEAMSHALPVIATPAGSAFSVVDASVGRRVPPAAPEALACAMAELAADPALRAELGRSARARVLRSYRVEDWSAALRRLYRKAAEGDFNGVSIEAGALDEEVFRADPF, encoded by the coding sequence ATGAGCGCGCCGCCGCCCGGGGGGACGCCCGGACTGCCGCCGCTGCGCGTGGCGCAGGTCATCGGCACCCTCGACTGGGGCGGCACGCAGGAGCTGCTGGTCTACCTCGCCGAGCGGCAGCAGATCGAGCGGCTGGCGCTGCGGGTCTTCGTGCTGTCGGGCCCGCTGGAGACGCCCTACGCGGCGCGGCTTGAAGGCGCGGGGGTGCCGGTTACCTACCTGAAGCGCGGTGCCGGCGGCCTGCCGGGGCTGGTGCGCCGCCTCGCCGCGGGGCTGCGCGCGCACGGGGTGCAGCTGGTCCATGCGCATCTGCGGCTGGCCAACACGGTCGCGCCGCCGGCGGGGCGGCTGGCGGGCGTGCCGGTGCTCGGCGGGCTGCACCTGCCGCCGCCGGGCCCGGGCCGGCGCGCAAGGCTGCGCGGGCTCGCCGAGGCGCAGTCGCTGCGGCGCGCCGCGCTCGGGGCGATCGCCTGTGCCGCCAGCGTCGCGCGCGAGAACCGCGCCCGTCTCGGCACGCTGCCCATCGCGGTGCTGCCCAATCCCGCGCCGCCGCCGCCGCCGCTGGCGGCGCTCGAGCTGCGCCGGAGCACCGGCCGGGTGCCCGGCGGCCCGGTGCGCTTCCTGTCGGTGGGGCGGCTCTCGCCCGAAAAGGACGTCGACACGGTGCTCTTCGCCGCCGCACGGCTGGCGGCGCGTGGGGTGCACTTCCGGCTCTCGGTCGTCGGCGACGGCACCTGCCGGGCCGAGCTCGAGGCGCGGGCGCGGGCGCTCGGCCTGCTGGGCCGGGTCGCCTTCCTCGGGGCGCGGCGGGATGTCCCGGACCTGCTGCGGCTGCACGACGTCTACGTCAGCGCCTCGCGCGCCGAGGGGCTGTCGATCGCGCTTCTGGAAGCGATGAGCCACGCGCTGCCGGTCATTGCGACGCCCGCGGGCAGCGCCTTCTCGGTGGTCGACGCCAGCGTCGGGCGGCGGGTGCCCCCGGCCGCGCCCGAGGCGCTGGCCTGCGCCATGGCCGAGCTTGCGGCGGACCCGGCGCTGCGCGCCGAGCTTGGCCGCTCGGCGCGGGCGCGCGTGCTGCGCAGCTACCGGGTCGAGGACTGGAGCGCGGCGCTGCGCCGGCTCTACCGCAAGGCGGCGGAAGGCGATTTCAACGGCGTTTCGATCGAGGCGGGCGCGCTGGACGAGGAGGTGTTCCGCGCCGACCCGTTCTGA
- a CDS encoding DsrE family protein: protein MIRRTALAAMLAALPLAAMAEGKTHHVAIHVDQDDPQVLNMALNNAQNVASHYAGQGDEVVIELVAYGPGLQMLVAGKSPVKDRISTMSMELPITFSACGNTIAGLEKKTGEKVVLLDEAQVVPSGVVRLIELQEEGYAYVRP, encoded by the coding sequence ATGATCAGGAGAACCGCGCTCGCCGCGATGCTGGCGGCCCTGCCGCTTGCGGCCATGGCAGAAGGCAAGACCCACCACGTGGCGATCCACGTGGACCAGGACGATCCGCAAGTGCTCAACATGGCGCTCAACAACGCCCAGAACGTCGCCTCGCACTACGCCGGACAGGGCGACGAGGTGGTGATCGAGCTGGTCGCCTACGGGCCCGGCCTGCAGATGCTGGTCGCGGGCAAGAGCCCGGTGAAGGACCGCATCTCGACCATGTCCATGGAGCTTCCGATCACTTTCTCGGCCTGCGGCAACACCATCGCCGGGCTGGAAAAGAAGACCGGCGAGAAGGTCGTGCTGCTCGACGAGGCCCAGGTCGTGCCCTCGGGCGTGGTGCGGCTGATCGAGCTGCAGGAAGAGGGTTACGCCTACGTGCGGCCGTGA
- a CDS encoding ABC transporter ATP-binding protein produces the protein MGGTMDRILFLLDSRARRRLWRVFAVSIGMGLADMAAVLSIAPFLMVAARPQAALENPRLAALRGALGIEGETGFLVLLALGSLGMLTAAILFRIWGHTFLRGFVRGQSVSLASRLVSRYMRAPLDTRLRRHSAELVSNIQSEVERVVNGVMMNAVRLLTGVSTAASLAIMLVVVEPRAALTMGLLLGLGYGAIFAAVRGPMRRVGAERMRATRETARLLSEALAGSREVKLYGMEQSYLDRFESAFRRRAEATTTADLLRDVPKSVLEVLTFGTMILLVVWTLVEQGEGSSALPVVALYAFAAARLFPALQRIYASAAALRGDLPAVDELHADLAAVEGLGLSDALPGEGLPLREALELRGVGYDYPDGRGQLIRDLDLRVPAGQIVGLVGATGAGKSTILDMMTGLIRPDTGGLYVDGTRIEAGNLARWRRSVAYVPQDSCMIEGTIGDNIRFGFAPAGDAAEALRRAGSFAGLDGLIAELPEGYETPLGERGQSLSVGQRQRIGIARAVFRDPALLVLDESTSALDTISEAELTAAVQGLRGRTTVVIVAHRLSSVRGCDLIYLIGAGRVLEQGSYAELTGRESKFHAFHRAGT, from the coding sequence TTGGGCGGCACGATGGATCGCATCCTCTTCCTGCTCGACAGCCGCGCCCGCCGCCGGCTCTGGCGGGTGTTTGCCGTCAGCATCGGCATGGGGCTCGCCGACATGGCGGCGGTGCTGTCTATAGCGCCCTTCCTGATGGTCGCGGCGCGCCCGCAGGCGGCGCTCGAGAACCCGCGGCTCGCGGCGCTGCGCGGCGCGCTCGGCATCGAGGGCGAGACGGGGTTCCTGGTGCTGCTGGCGCTCGGCTCGCTCGGGATGCTGACCGCGGCCATCCTCTTCCGCATCTGGGGCCATACCTTCCTGCGCGGTTTCGTGCGGGGCCAGAGCGTGAGCCTCGCCTCGCGGCTGGTGTCGCGCTACATGCGCGCGCCGCTCGACACGCGGCTGCGGCGGCACTCGGCGGAGCTGGTGAGCAACATCCAGTCCGAGGTCGAGCGGGTGGTGAACGGGGTGATGATGAACGCCGTGCGCCTGCTCACCGGGGTCAGCACCGCGGCCTCGCTGGCGATCATGCTGGTGGTGGTCGAGCCGCGCGCGGCGCTGACGATGGGGCTGCTGCTGGGGCTCGGCTACGGCGCGATCTTCGCCGCGGTGCGCGGGCCGATGCGCCGGGTCGGCGCCGAGCGCATGCGCGCCACGCGCGAGACCGCGCGGCTTCTGAGCGAGGCGCTGGCGGGCTCGCGCGAGGTCAAGCTCTACGGCATGGAGCAGAGCTATCTCGACCGCTTCGAGAGCGCCTTCCGCCGCCGTGCCGAGGCGACGACCACCGCCGACCTGCTGCGCGACGTGCCGAAGTCGGTGCTCGAGGTGCTGACCTTCGGCACGATGATCCTGCTGGTGGTCTGGACGCTGGTGGAACAGGGCGAGGGCAGCAGCGCGCTGCCCGTCGTCGCGCTCTACGCCTTTGCCGCGGCGCGGCTCTTTCCGGCGCTGCAACGCATCTATGCCTCGGCCGCGGCGCTGCGCGGCGATCTTCCGGCGGTGGACGAGCTGCACGCCGACCTTGCCGCGGTCGAGGGGCTGGGCCTGTCGGACGCGCTGCCGGGCGAGGGGCTGCCGCTCCGGGAGGCGCTGGAGCTGCGCGGGGTCGGCTACGATTATCCCGACGGCCGGGGCCAGCTCATCCGGGACCTCGACCTGAGGGTCCCGGCGGGGCAGATCGTCGGGCTGGTCGGCGCCACCGGCGCGGGCAAGAGCACCATCCTCGACATGATGACCGGGCTCATCCGCCCCGATACCGGCGGGCTCTACGTCGACGGCACCCGCATCGAGGCGGGCAATCTCGCGCGCTGGCGGCGCTCGGTGGCCTATGTGCCGCAGGACAGCTGCATGATCGAGGGCACGATCGGCGACAACATCCGTTTCGGCTTCGCGCCCGCGGGCGATGCGGCGGAGGCGCTGCGCCGCGCCGGCAGCTTTGCCGGGCTGGACGGGCTGATCGCCGAGCTGCCCGAGGGCTACGAGACGCCGCTTGGCGAGCGCGGCCAGAGCCTCTCGGTCGGCCAGCGCCAGCGCATCGGCATCGCCCGGGCGGTCTTTCGCGACCCGGCGCTGCTGGTGCTCGACGAGTCGACCTCGGCGCTCGACACGATCAGCGAGGCCGAGCTGACCGCCGCCGTGCAGGGGCTGCGCGGCCGGACAACCGTGGTGATCGTGGCGCACCGGCTGAGCTCGGTGCGGGGGTGCGACCTGATCTACCTGATCGGCGCGGGCCGGGTGCTGGAACAGGGCAGCTACGCCGAGCTGACCGGGCGCGAGTCGAAATTCCACGCCTTCCACCGGGCCGGGACATGA
- a CDS encoding BCCT family transporter produces the protein MPAETRTAQLQLRTVPQGFYRGFNPAVSITAKALIVALMLLILLAPGPATGELQALKDLVLTRFAGWYIYLLAGFVLFNLVVICLPVSGRLRLGPPGARPEIGTFSWLAMMFCAGIGIGILVFSVSEPVSDFLANPDILAGELPAARPETLTSAMRFVFFHWGLSAWSSYVIVGLALGLACHRNGHPLTMRSALEPLVGKRLEGRLGDVIDVLAILATVSGIATTIVLGLEHICSGLSELTGSAFFADQAGNPPLVALLTALVLALAATIASICSGMERGVKWTSHCGIALAFVVLAVFVVCGGGTGVIRVFAESLWHYAATLPRQMVTLYDPVAERAEHLWQGDWTIFYWAWWIAFAPFVGLFLVRISRGRTVREFILGAMLGPSLMCFAWFSGTGGSALLMEIDGRAGGTILGAEHAYRLVAAVNVMLGPTGAALMTGVLTLLFVVLIMASSTAAIIAIKSIGAAGSPLGETPLHSMLWAVAIAALTGAIIAAGGIGAIRDAMLVMTLPFSLVLAAMFLAVLRQLLRGA, from the coding sequence ATGCCCGCAGAGACCCGGACCGCGCAATTGCAGCTGAGGACGGTGCCCCAAGGCTTCTACCGCGGGTTCAACCCGGCCGTGTCGATCACCGCCAAGGCGCTCATCGTCGCGCTCATGCTGCTGATCCTGCTGGCGCCGGGACCGGCCACGGGCGAGCTGCAGGCGCTGAAGGACCTGGTGCTCACCCGCTTTGCCGGCTGGTACATCTACCTGCTGGCGGGCTTCGTGCTCTTCAACCTCGTGGTGATCTGCCTGCCGGTCTCGGGACGGCTGCGGCTCGGCCCGCCGGGCGCGCGGCCCGAGATCGGCACCTTCTCGTGGCTGGCGATGATGTTCTGCGCGGGGATCGGCATCGGCATCCTCGTCTTTTCCGTGAGCGAGCCGGTGTCCGACTTCCTCGCCAATCCCGACATCCTCGCCGGTGAGCTGCCCGCCGCCCGGCCCGAGACGCTGACCTCCGCCATGCGCTTCGTGTTTTTCCACTGGGGGCTCTCGGCCTGGAGCAGCTACGTCATCGTCGGGCTGGCGCTCGGGCTCGCCTGCCACCGCAACGGCCACCCGCTCACCATGCGCTCGGCGCTCGAGCCGCTGGTCGGCAAGCGGCTCGAGGGGCGGCTCGGCGACGTGATCGACGTGCTGGCCATCCTCGCGACGGTCTCGGGCATCGCGACCACGATCGTGCTCGGGCTCGAACACATCTGCTCGGGCCTCTCGGAGCTGACCGGCAGCGCGTTCTTCGCCGACCAGGCCGGCAACCCGCCGCTGGTCGCGCTGCTGACCGCGCTGGTCCTCGCCCTCGCCGCGACCATCGCCTCGATCTGCTCGGGGATGGAGCGCGGGGTGAAATGGACCTCGCATTGCGGCATCGCGCTGGCCTTCGTGGTGCTGGCGGTCTTCGTGGTCTGCGGCGGCGGCACCGGGGTGATCCGCGTCTTCGCCGAGAGCCTCTGGCACTACGCCGCAACGCTGCCGCGCCAGATGGTGACGCTCTACGACCCGGTCGCCGAGCGCGCCGAGCACCTCTGGCAGGGCGACTGGACGATCTTCTACTGGGCATGGTGGATCGCCTTCGCCCCCTTCGTCGGGCTCTTCCTCGTGCGCATCTCGAGGGGGCGGACGGTGCGCGAGTTCATCCTCGGCGCGATGCTCGGCCCGTCGCTCATGTGCTTTGCCTGGTTCTCGGGCACCGGCGGCTCGGCGCTGCTGATGGAGATCGACGGCCGCGCCGGCGGCACGATCCTCGGGGCCGAGCACGCCTACCGGCTGGTCGCGGCGGTGAACGTGATGCTGGGGCCGACCGGGGCGGCGCTGATGACCGGCGTTCTGACCCTGCTCTTCGTGGTGCTGATCATGGCCTCCTCGACCGCCGCGATCATCGCCATCAAGTCGATCGGCGCGGCGGGCAGCCCGCTGGGCGAGACGCCGCTGCACTCGATGCTCTGGGCCGTGGCGATCGCCGCGCTGACCGGGGCGATCATTGCTGCGGGCGGGATCGGGGCAATCCGCGACGCCATGCTGGTGATGACGCTGCCCTTCTCGCTGGTGCTGGCGGCGATGTTCCTCGCGGTGCTCCGGCAGCTGCTGCGCGGGGCCTGA
- a CDS encoding radical SAM protein encodes MPNGNRFERSVKSALRGSPLYAPAKLVKEHMRRAHFSMAQVSDKLVRPAPHEVFLSLTSNCNLRCGACCYGRDFMHGTQLPWEIGAQLIDDCRDLGIGNIRLYGGEPLLHRDLDKFVSRIRDRGLNMYVTTNGLLLDKKIDKLVDAGLRKVSVGLYGLGQDYDDYVQRRGSFELVKASLTETRRRHGADRLPMSLDWLLMRGTGKPETVRDTLQFARDLDMQIYINLIHYSLPYFVKKDGAGDNQPFWFEEEDRPLLDEICGMLLEAKQKEPDLIRNTERGIRSIPDWLIRKEKMRLPCTSYDMLWIGPDGTVQLCFVTFRMGNLHKQRLTEMLFTEKHTRFSRDAFNLNCPNCNCGYDKRVNLHRQSRALYTPS; translated from the coding sequence ATGCCGAACGGCAACAGGTTCGAAAGGAGCGTCAAGTCGGCGCTGCGGGGCTCACCGCTCTACGCGCCCGCCAAGCTGGTCAAGGAGCACATGCGGCGGGCGCATTTCTCGATGGCGCAGGTCAGCGACAAGCTGGTGCGCCCGGCCCCGCACGAGGTCTTCCTGAGCCTGACGTCAAACTGCAATCTGCGTTGCGGGGCCTGCTGTTACGGGCGGGACTTCATGCACGGAACGCAGCTGCCCTGGGAGATCGGCGCGCAGCTCATCGACGATTGCAGGGACCTCGGTATCGGCAATATCCGCCTCTACGGCGGCGAGCCTCTGCTGCACCGCGACCTCGACAAGTTCGTGTCCCGGATCCGCGACCGCGGCCTCAACATGTATGTCACCACCAACGGGCTGCTGCTCGACAAGAAGATCGACAAGCTGGTCGACGCCGGGCTGCGCAAGGTCTCGGTCGGGCTCTACGGGCTGGGGCAGGATTACGACGACTACGTGCAGCGCCGGGGCTCTTTCGAGCTGGTGAAGGCCTCGCTCACCGAGACCCGCCGCCGCCACGGCGCGGACAGGCTGCCGATGAGCCTCGACTGGCTGCTGATGCGCGGCACCGGCAAGCCCGAGACGGTGCGCGACACGCTGCAGTTCGCCCGCGATCTCGACATGCAGATCTACATCAACCTGATCCACTACTCGCTGCCCTACTTCGTCAAGAAGGACGGGGCGGGCGACAACCAGCCCTTCTGGTTCGAGGAGGAGGACCGGCCGCTGCTCGACGAGATCTGCGGCATGCTGCTCGAGGCCAAGCAGAAGGAGCCGGACCTCATCCGCAACACCGAGCGCGGCATCCGCTCGATCCCCGACTGGCTGATCCGCAAGGAGAAGATGCGCCTTCCCTGCACGAGCTACGACATGCTCTGGATCGGCCCGGACGGTACGGTGCAGCTCTGCTTCGTGACCTTCAGGATGGGCAACCTGCACAAGCAGCGGCTGACCGAGATGCTGTTCACCGAGAAGCACACGCGCTTCTCGCGCGATGCGTTCAACCTCAACTGCCCGAACTGCAACTGCGGCTACGACAAGCGGGTGAACCTGCACCGCCAGTCGCGGGCGCTCTACACGCCGAGCTAG
- a CDS encoding acyltransferase family protein, producing the protein MKYRSEIDGLRSVAVLPVIFFHAGWQLFSGGFVGVDIFFVISGYLITTIIVDELGRGEFSILRFYERRAKRILPALFVVCLVSLVLAWMLLHSRDFTDFSRSLVAVASFSSNILFWLEADYFDTAAELKPMLHTWSLAVEEQFYIFFPLLLMALWKYGTKRLTWVIVAICAGSLALAQWQVVHAPMAAFFLLPARAWELGIGALCAVYLRGSPVPIGGALRNALSLLGLGLIAYAVFLFDDQTPTPGVATLIPTVGTALIILFATPGTWVQGLLSLRPMVAVGLISYSAYLWHQPLMSFTRHNALNEPPWYVMAGIVLLTLVLAALSLKYIETPVRKGRMPRLRVFAYSATGLCAFLAVGLVVHFNDRLNFGSGRFNVLDEQIAMLDYDNDNDSLRQASWVPLRTYAKGLDCLVSCKLGNNQRKWFDARTDKLRVLLVGNSHSKDMFNMMFMSEEISAQVELARFNAQVGELTPKNAMFSSENYRDADVVMIVSRYDGRRGDVSILEDLVRRLRDDGKSVVLVKSIFEFPTYLGGKWTIFDKIVHEAYSEGLTDGPAIAARSNAEYYAVYKSGVQDERVIEANAEIDRVGKLFPGVIVLDRMDYICSQPDETCYSANDQLEKYFPDYGHHTVAGAQYFSHRIDRTGWLKPVLDLAQYKQSAQVSPMR; encoded by the coding sequence ATGAAATACCGTTCAGAAATTGATGGTCTGCGTTCCGTCGCCGTCCTTCCGGTCATATTCTTCCACGCCGGATGGCAGCTCTTCAGCGGTGGCTTCGTCGGCGTCGACATCTTCTTCGTCATCTCCGGCTACCTGATCACCACGATCATCGTCGACGAGCTGGGGCGCGGCGAGTTCAGCATCCTGCGCTTCTACGAACGGCGGGCGAAACGCATCCTTCCCGCGCTCTTCGTCGTCTGCCTCGTATCGCTCGTGCTGGCCTGGATGCTGCTCCACAGCCGCGACTTCACCGATTTCTCGCGCAGCCTCGTGGCGGTGGCGAGCTTCTCGTCGAACATCCTGTTCTGGCTCGAGGCGGATTACTTCGACACCGCCGCCGAGCTGAAGCCGATGCTGCACACCTGGAGCCTTGCCGTCGAGGAGCAGTTCTACATCTTCTTCCCGCTGCTGCTGATGGCGCTCTGGAAATACGGGACGAAGCGCCTCACCTGGGTCATCGTCGCGATCTGCGCCGGCAGCCTCGCGCTGGCGCAATGGCAGGTGGTGCATGCCCCGATGGCGGCCTTCTTCCTGCTGCCCGCCCGCGCCTGGGAACTGGGGATCGGCGCGCTCTGCGCCGTCTACCTGCGGGGCAGCCCGGTGCCGATCGGCGGCGCGCTGCGGAACGCGCTCTCGCTGCTCGGGCTGGGGCTCATCGCCTATGCAGTCTTCCTCTTCGACGACCAGACCCCGACGCCCGGCGTCGCCACCCTGATCCCCACAGTCGGCACGGCGCTGATCATCCTCTTCGCCACCCCGGGCACCTGGGTGCAGGGCCTCCTCAGCCTCAGGCCCATGGTCGCCGTCGGGCTCATCTCCTACAGCGCCTATCTCTGGCACCAGCCGCTGATGTCCTTCACCCGCCACAACGCGCTCAACGAGCCGCCCTGGTACGTGATGGCCGGGATCGTCCTGCTGACGCTGGTCCTCGCCGCGCTCAGCCTGAAATACATCGAGACCCCGGTCCGCAAGGGGCGGATGCCCCGCCTCCGGGTCTTTGCCTACAGCGCCACCGGGCTCTGCGCCTTCCTCGCGGTGGGGCTCGTCGTGCACTTCAACGACAGGCTGAACTTCGGCAGCGGCCGGTTCAACGTGCTCGACGAGCAGATCGCCATGCTGGACTACGACAACGACAACGACAGCCTGCGGCAGGCGAGCTGGGTGCCGCTGCGCACCTACGCCAAGGGGCTCGACTGCCTCGTCAGCTGCAAGCTCGGCAACAACCAGCGCAAGTGGTTCGACGCGCGGACCGACAAGCTGCGCGTGCTGCTCGTCGGCAACTCGCACTCCAAGGACATGTTCAACATGATGTTCATGAGCGAGGAGATCTCGGCGCAGGTGGAGCTGGCGCGCTTCAATGCGCAGGTGGGCGAGCTGACCCCCAAGAACGCGATGTTCTCGTCGGAGAACTACCGCGACGCCGACGTGGTGATGATCGTCAGCCGCTACGACGGGCGGCGCGGCGACGTCTCGATCCTCGAGGACCTCGTGCGGCGGCTCCGCGACGACGGCAAGTCGGTGGTGCTGGTGAAGAGCATCTTCGAGTTCCCCACCTACCTCGGCGGCAAGTGGACCATCTTCGACAAGATCGTGCACGAGGCCTATTCCGAGGGGCTGACCGACGGGCCCGCGATCGCGGCGCGCTCGAACGCCGAGTATTACGCCGTCTACAAGAGCGGCGTGCAGGACGAGCGGGTCATCGAGGCCAATGCCGAGATCGACCGGGTCGGAAAGCTGTTCCCGGGGGTGATCGTGCTCGACCGCATGGATTACATCTGCTCTCAACCCGACGAGACCTGCTACTCGGCCAACGACCAGCTCGAGAAGTATTTCCCCGACTACGGTCACCACACCGTGGCCGGGGCGCAGTATTTCAGCCATCGCATCGACCGGACCGGCTGGCTGAAGCCGGTGCTGGACCTCGCGCAGTACAAGCAGTCGGCGCAGGTCTCGCCGATGCGTTGA